ATCACCACGGCGATATTCTCGGCCGTGGGGTTAAGGTGGCGAAATTCTTCCGTATCCAAATTGAGGTTACGATGATCAAAGGTATCCAGAATCTCGCGCTTAATCAGGTCGCTCAGGCGCTTGAGATCATACACATAACCGGTTTCCGGGTCGATTGCACCCGTAAGGCGTACGATCAGCTCGTAATTGTGACCGTGGTAGTTGGGGTTGTTACACTTGTCGAATACTTGCTGATTGCGCGCCTCATCCCAGGCCGGATTGAAGAGCCGATGGGCAGCGTTAAAATGTTCCTTGCGGCAGACGGTGACTTGCATAGTGCTTGCTGAACCACAGGTATAGCGTTTTGTTCAGTTCACTTCGGTAGTGGCTATTTATTGTACGATCAAAAGGACTTTAGCGGCTACTGAAATACCTAACTCCGCTTTAGACCTCAGCCCAAAGACTCATTGTAGTAGTTAAACCATATAGGTTATGACTTAATAAACAAAAGCGCGAGTTCTTGAAAAAAAACAACTCAAAGGGTATGCGGTAAAGGGTAGTCTGGTATAGATTTGGCGTAGTGAGATTTGAGATAGCAACACAATCTTTCTACTAATAACTTTTTCTTCAACCCTTTTCATTCATATATGAAACAAGGTGTACTACTTACTCTGCTCCTGAGCTTCATGCTAACGGTGACTGGCTATGCCCAGAAGTCGCCCGTTGATGAAACGGATATGTCGATCAAAGGCATCCCCCGCAAAGGGCAACGCATTTCTTTGCAGCTTGAAAGCAAGCGTGTAGAAGAATCATGGGCTAAGCGGCTGAATGAGAGATTCGGTAGCAAAGTAAAGAACGACAAAGGCGTGTACTCTATGGAGGGTGTCACGATCGACGAGATATCGAAAACGCCGGTTCGGGTTTTCAGCAAAATTGATGCTACGCCCACGGGCACTACCATCTGGTGGGCTATTGACTTGGGCAACGCTTACCTCGACAGAGCCACTACTCCTGTGCAGTGGAGCGCCGCGGAAAAGTACCTAAAAGACTTTGCTCGTCTGCTTTATCGGGAAGACTTGGCAGTACAAGTTGCTGAAGCTGAAAAGTCTCTGGTTATTTCGCAGAATAATCATAATGCTGTTATTGCGAAAGCCGACTTAGTAAGAAAGGATATCGAGAAAAATAAGGCTCGCAAAATGGAGATTCAGCAGGAACTCGCCAAGAACGCCGCTGAGCTTCTTCAGTACAACAACGTAGTGGATATGAACCTGAAAGAGCAGGAAGCTGCCCGCGCCGATATTGTAAACATGCGCGTAGCCTTGGAGGCTGTAAAGGATCGCATGAACAAAATTGAGTAGTTCAGTACTTCGCATAGAAAAAGCCCCCAGATTAACTCTGGGGGCTTTCTTGTTTTCTATCGATTCCTAAACGTTACCTAACGCATCACCTTTCGCACATGCTCGGCGGCGGCATGCTCGTCTTTCCAGCCCATAATTCGTACTGCGCCCGGTGAGTCACGATGCTGAAACCACAGCCGTAGCATCTGTTGGGCCGCCGGATAGCGCTGAGTAAACTCAGCCCAAGTGCTGGTCTCGGGTAAGATTTGCTGACTCGGCCGCGCTGGTACAGCTAGTACTACCCGTTCCATGGCTCCAGCATTATCCAGTAGTACCAAGCCAATGGGCAACACTTCAAGCACAGTACCGGTCGGCTGACTTTCGGCTAAAACTAATACAGCTAGTGGGGCGCCGGTAGCTGTACTGGTGCCCGGTATAAAGCCGTAGTTGCCAGGATAAGGAAGAAATTCCAGCACTCGATCTTTGCCCGCGCGTTGCTGGGGGGCAAATTCGTGGGTAGCTGGATCGTAGCGGCGCTCAAGGTTGGTGCCCGCCGGAACCTCAATTACAGTTTGCAGCAGCTTACGCTCAGCCGAGAAGGTCGGTAACTCGGCGTAATCGGTTTGGCAACCAACTACGCCGAGACCAATCAGAAGGCTGCCTAAAAGTCGTTTGGCTCCCTGCATCAATAATTGAGCTTATTTAGCCAATTGTTCGTCGAGCTGCCGGAAGGGGTTGAGCTGATCTAACCGCAGTACGAAGCGAATCCGGTCGGTAAAATCCTTGCGGCTGCTGGGCAAACCGTTCTCGTATTGAGAGCCAGCTACGGGCAAGTAGAACTGGAAAATATTTTTAATAACCGGAACCACCAAGCCAGCATCGTAGAAGAAATTTTGCCCCCCACGGCTGCTATAAAGCGTGTTGTCTTCTTTAGTAGCACCAAAGTCAGCAAATACGCCCAAGCCTGTCACCGGTAGGTCGGCTTGCAGATTGAGAGTGCTAAGCCACCGTTGGCTGCCAGCTGGGATAAAACCTTTGAATGCACCGTCGCGGTCGTCAGTTTGATGCGTTTGAGCAGTGAAGGCATCCGAAATCTGCTGGCGGTCTAAGAAGGCCGTTTGGCGTCGATAGTCGGGGCTGCCACTCAGACCAATGAAGAAGGGTGCCTCATTAGCCTTTTGCAAAAAGCGCCCGCCAAACAAACGGGCCTGCACGCGTTTCTTCGGCGAATAATATCGGCTGTACGAAGCCGAAGCGCGCAGCAACGTGGCTTGAACTGATGAATTTTCTACGGACAAATCAGGAGTAAGTCGGTTCAGCTCCACGCTGGCTGACCAAGTTTGCAGCGCGTCGCCAGCTTGCACTTGGTAGAGCAAGGTCTGAATGCTGCTGGTTACATCAAAATCCTCGTTGCGCACGGAAGTGTTAGCAAGTTGAACCGTGTGCTGGGGGGCATTATAGGCCGACTTAGGCAACGTGAGGGTTAGGCTGGGCTCTACCTTCACATAGCGCTCAAAACGCTGTACTGTAACACCGGTAATAAGCTGACGAGCGGTTTCCTTTGGCAAAATGTTCAGGTTAAGCGTGCCAATGCCGTTTAGCTCATTGCGGTTGAAGCTGTACATAGGCATAGCCAAGTAGCTCAAGCGTTTGGGAACTAAGGGGCTGCTATAGAAGGCCGCGCCCAGCATAAACTTATCGGACGTATTGGCTCCCAGCACCGGCGCCCAGTTGATGGCGGCACGATCCCAGCGCTCCACACTTACGAGAGGTCGAAGGCGCAAAGGTTCGAATCGAGGCAAACTGCCACTTAGGTTAAGCTTATCATCTCGACGGTTAAGCTGGGGTGTAACGTACGCGGGGTCAATGACCACAGAGGCAACGCCCTCGCGCCGAAAGTCAAGCTGGGTTTCTTCATCTTCCTCACCGTTACCAAATACAGGTGTCCATTGCGTCTCAAGCACCTCGCCCTGGGCATTAAGCGTTGATACTGGCACCGCAAACGGAGCAGGCGAGTCATTGCGGACCAATACCTTAACTTGGTCATTCGTCACCTGAATGTCTCCTACAGCGGCATTGTAGCGCGTGGTGTTTTGAAGCATGTTCTCAAAAAACCAGTCTAGTTGCTGACCGGTGCTTTCCTCAAATGCCGCCTGCATATCGGCCGGAGCAGGGTGCTTGAACTGCCAGCGCTGATAGTAGGCGCGCATGGCATCATCAAACTTCTCCTGACCTAAGTAACCAGCCAGATACTTCAGCAAAGAAGCTGTTTTGGAGTAGACGATGATACCATAGTTGATTTTGCCATACTCCGCCGAGCTAGGCCCACTTACTGCCTGATCGAGGCCCCGGCTGGCAGAGGCCTGATAAGGCACCTGATTCAAAGCCGTTGCATTCAAGCCTTCCACACCTAAAATAGTAGCGGCTTTGCCCGACTTTAGTACGCTTTCAAACATGCCCGCATTCGGATCGTCGCGCTCGGCCACGCGATTTTCGATATAAGAGTTTACGCCCTCATCCAACCATGGGAATGCCCGCTCATTGGAAGCCAGGATACCATAAAACCAATTGTGCCCTACCTCGTGCACAATGGCTGAAGGCATCGTTACCGTTACCATGGGGTATTCCATACCTGAGCCGGCGCTTAGTGCCCCGTCTACGGCCGTAGCAGCCGTGTATGGATACTCGCCCACCCATTGTGAGTAGTAGGTAATGGCGTCATTCACGTCCTGTAGGCCTTTTATCCACTTCTCTACGTCCTTGTTCACGAACATAACCCAAGTGTCTACTTGCTTACCCGAAGGCAGCGTAACGGCGCTCTTAAGTACGTTAAAGCGTTTGTCGGCAAACCATGCGAAGTCGTGCACCCGATCCTGCACGTAGCGCAGGGTTTTTGTCTCGGAAGCAGAACTTGGGAAGGTGAGGTCTTTGCCATAGTCTTCCGGTTTTTTGGACGCTGCGGTGGTAGCTAATTGCGTTAAGCGTGCCTGTTCTTCGGCGTTTTGCAGTACGCCGGTAGCGCCTACCGTGTAGTTGGAAGGTAGCGTAATACGCACATCAAACGAGCCAAATTCGGAGTAGAACTCGCCTTGGTCCAAATAAGGCATCGGATGCCAGCCTTGGCTGTCATAAACGGCTGGCTTTGGATACCACTGCGTAATCTGATACGACTGGTCTACGTGCCCGAAGCGCGAAAACGACGCCGGAATCTTTACCCGAAAAGGCGTCGTGATCGTAATTTTGCCCCCCGGAGCCAAAGGTTGGGGCAACGCTAGTTTCGCCATGTCGGCATGTTCCGGGTCGAAGGTAAGCGCAGCAGGCTGGCCATTTACCTTGAAATCAAGCTGGTCGATGAAGCCGCGCTGGTCTTGGGGGGCAAATTGGAACTTGCGGCTACCATTACGCAATTGCTGTTTCGCAAAAGCCGTGGTGTTGTCACGGTACGCGTTGGGCCAGAGATGAAACCAGATGAAGGTAAGTTGGTCGGGCGAGTTGTTAGTGTATTGAATTTCCTCTTGGGCCGTGAGCGTGTGCTGGCGGTCATCCAGGGTGACATCAATAGAATAATTAACTTCTTGCTGCCAATAACTGCCAGGTGAAGTGCTCTGCGCCGATAGCGCCAGAGGAAGAAAAGCAAGCCAGCAACTGGCTAATAACTTTTTCATGTGGGGAGGAAAATATAACGAGCGAATAAATGCGGGACGAAAGTACGCGGTCGGCCTCATAATGTCGTGTCACAACCTTTGTAGCGGTCGGCCCGTTTTCTCAAACTCAGTTCCACCGTCCGCCCCTGCGGACTAACACCCCCAACCTATGTCTTTCAATAAAATCCCCAAAGACGATACCCAGCACCAAAACCACTTGGATGGTGCTATCAATAACCTGAACAACGACTTGCAGGAAGAAGCTTCCAAAGCCGGCTTCGACAATGTGCTCCAACGCTGGATTGAAGACATAAAAGACGTAAACAACCCAGAACTACATCAAATTGTAGTTGATTTGCAGGCGTTAAAGGCTCATTTCAACGGCGGCACAATTGATCATAAGCTTGTTGGTCAGCTAATGGGACGCCTGGGTGATAATACCCTGAAAGCAGCCATTTTTGCTGAAAACCCAAACACTGCCCAGCGGGTAACCAACTTGGGTGAAGCGTTGCTGAAGGCTGCTAAGCAAGTGCAAAACCCCAACGTCAATTCAACTCCCGAGCAGGATTTGAAAAATTCGAACGGCTAATAGCTGCTTAATCGAATTTGTATAAACGCCAAAAAGCCGGCTCCTTGATAGGAGCCGGCTTTTTGTATGCTTAGGCAGGCGTGGCTTAGCCGCGCTTCTCTTTGATCTTGGCTGCTTTGCCCGATAGGCCACGCAGATAAAACAGACGAGCACGACGCACTTTACCGCGACGAACTAGCTCAATCTTGTCGATGTTGGGCGACAGAAGCGGGAAAATACGCTCCGTGCCAATTTGGTTCGAAATCTTACGAACTGTGAAAGTTTCGCCGTTGGAGTTTGGATTCTTGCGCTGGATAACAACGCCCTGGAACTGCTGAACACGCTCTTTGTTGCCCTCGCGAATCTTCACGTGAACATTAACGGTGTCGCCGGCGGCGAAAGCGGGGAAGCTGGCGCGGCGCTCCTGGGATTCCTGCTGGATAAAATCGAGTAGTACGCTCATGGCTGGGAAAAACTAAAAATAGGACGGCGCCGCCGTCCGAGTGGTTTCGGGTAAAAGAGGCGCAAATATAGCGCTCTGTTTTGAGGAAGGCAAACTTATTACGCAGTTAAATGCTGAAAGGGCCAAATGACTGCATACATGATGGTTGACCGCTTACTCGTCCAGTAAATCTGGGCGTCTTTGGCGCGTCCTTTCTAGGGCTTGCTCGTGTCGCCAGATCTCAATTTGCGGAGTATTGCCAGAAAGCAGAATGTCAGGCACAGTCTGCCCACGCCACTCTGCCGGGCGTGTATACACAGGCGGGGCCAGCAGATTATCCTGAAAGGAATCGCTTAAGGCGGACTCTTCATTGCCAAGTACGCCAGGCAAAAGCCGCACGATTGCATCGGTGAGAATGGCGGCCCCAAGCTCGCCACCACTGAGCACGTAGTCGCCTACGCTGATTTCGTGCGTGATATAGGCTTTACGAATGCGCTCGTCAATGCCTTTATAGTGCCCGCAAAGAATGATCAAGTTCTCAGTCAGTGACAGGCGGTTTACAAGCGGTTGCCGAAGCGTCTCACCGTCTGGAGTCATATAAATGACAGCATCGTAGCGACGCTCAGCTAAGAGCCCGTCTAGGCAAGCCGCAATAGGCTCTACGCGCAACACCATACCTGCACCACCGCCAAATACATAATCATCGATTTGTCCGTGCTTATTAATAGCAAAGCGGCGCAAATCGTGAACGTGGATTTCAGCTAAGCCTTTATCCTGGGCCCGCTTCACGATAGAATGAGCAAAGGGACTAACCAATAAATCGGGCTGACAGGTTATAATATCGAGGCGCATGGTAGCACCGCCATTGGCAGTGAAGCTAGATTCTTAAAATAAATCGGTAATTGAGCGCTGGGGGGCTTTTTTAGCTATGGTTCGATGAATTCATCGGGCTCGTCACGCTCCCGAGAAGAGGGCTTAAGGTAAACATCCAACAAGCCCTCGGGCAGGCTAACGTGTAGCTTACGTTCAGCCTCATCAGCGTGTAAAACCAATTCATCTACCACCGGAATCAACACTTCCTGCCCTTGATAGCGCATGCCCATTAGGTCTTGCTGGGGCATCTCATAGAACGTCTCCACAATGCCTAGCTCACCCAATGTTTCATCGACAACAGTGTAGCCGATAACATCGTGGAAGTAGAACTGGTCATCCTCAAGCTCCGGCAATTCATCGAGTGCCTTATAGAGCTTGGCATTTCGCAAAGGCTCGGCCGCTTCTATTGTGTCGATGCCTTTAAGCTTTAGCAAAATGCGGTCAGACGCTTGCGGTTGTACACGCTCCACGGTGTAAGCAGTTAGTTTGCCTGGCGTGGGGGGCAATTCCAGCCACACCGACTTCATTTTACGGTAGGCCTCCACATCATCTACATCCAGGAAAGCAACAACGAAACCTTTGAGGCCGTGTGTCTTCCCAATGCCTCCGAGCTGATAGCATTCGTCAATAGTCATAGGACAAGAATTCTAGTGAGTGACAGGAAAGAAGGTAACAAAGTCAGCTTTGGTAGTAAAAAGTTGAGAGTTTAGAAGAGGCTGCCGCGACGCAGGCCGCAAGACAACAACTTCTAAACTCTCAAACGTTTAAACTCCTAAACTAAGCTTAGGCGCCAGCTTCCTCAGTGGTTTCAGCCGGAGCAGCAGCTTCGGTCGTTTCGCCTTCGGTTTCAGCAACAGGCTCAGCAGCAGGAGTCTGCTTCTTGCGAATTGCTTCAGCACGGGCTTCCTTAACCTTGGTTTCGGCGGCAAGCTGCTGCTTGCGCGTTTCTTCCTTGGCAGTGCCTAGGCTGGTACGCTTGCCTTCGATCTTCGCATCTTTCTGCTCTTTCCAAGCAGTGAAACGCTCGTCAGCTACGTCCTGAGCGATGGCACCTTTGATAACACCCAATTGTAGGTGCTTGCGGTACAATACGCCACGGTAAGAGAGCATAGCACGAACCGTATCGGTAGGCTGGGCACCCTTCATGATCCAGTCGAAAGCTTTGTCGCCGTCGAAGTTGATCGTAGCAGGGTTAGTATTAGGGTTGTAGGTACCGATTTTCTCGATGAAACGGCCATCGCGGGGAGCGCGGGCGTCGGCTACTACGATGTCAAATTGCGCGGCTTTTTTACGGCCACGGCGGGCGAGGCGGATTTTAACTGCCATAAACCTAGTTGGTTAAGCGA
The window above is part of the Hymenobacter radiodurans genome. Proteins encoded here:
- a CDS encoding M1 family metallopeptidase; translation: MKKLLASCWLAFLPLALSAQSTSPGSYWQQEVNYSIDVTLDDRQHTLTAQEEIQYTNNSPDQLTFIWFHLWPNAYRDNTTAFAKQQLRNGSRKFQFAPQDQRGFIDQLDFKVNGQPAALTFDPEHADMAKLALPQPLAPGGKITITTPFRVKIPASFSRFGHVDQSYQITQWYPKPAVYDSQGWHPMPYLDQGEFYSEFGSFDVRITLPSNYTVGATGVLQNAEEQARLTQLATTAASKKPEDYGKDLTFPSSASETKTLRYVQDRVHDFAWFADKRFNVLKSAVTLPSGKQVDTWVMFVNKDVEKWIKGLQDVNDAITYYSQWVGEYPYTAATAVDGALSAGSGMEYPMVTVTMPSAIVHEVGHNWFYGILASNERAFPWLDEGVNSYIENRVAERDDPNAGMFESVLKSGKAATILGVEGLNATALNQVPYQASASRGLDQAVSGPSSAEYGKINYGIIVYSKTASLLKYLAGYLGQEKFDDAMRAYYQRWQFKHPAPADMQAAFEESTGQQLDWFFENMLQNTTRYNAAVGDIQVTNDQVKVLVRNDSPAPFAVPVSTLNAQGEVLETQWTPVFGNGEEDEETQLDFRREGVASVVIDPAYVTPQLNRRDDKLNLSGSLPRFEPLRLRPLVSVERWDRAAINWAPVLGANTSDKFMLGAAFYSSPLVPKRLSYLAMPMYSFNRNELNGIGTLNLNILPKETARQLITGVTVQRFERYVKVEPSLTLTLPKSAYNAPQHTVQLANTSVRNEDFDVTSSIQTLLYQVQAGDALQTWSASVELNRLTPDLSVENSSVQATLLRASASYSRYYSPKKRVQARLFGGRFLQKANEAPFFIGLSGSPDYRRQTAFLDRQQISDAFTAQTHQTDDRDGAFKGFIPAGSQRWLSTLNLQADLPVTGLGVFADFGATKEDNTLYSSRGGQNFFYDAGLVVPVIKNIFQFYLPVAGSQYENGLPSSRKDFTDRIRFVLRLDQLNPFRQLDEQLAK
- the rplS gene encoding 50S ribosomal protein L19; this translates as MSVLLDFIQQESQERRASFPAFAAGDTVNVHVKIREGNKERVQQFQGVVIQRKNPNSNGETFTVRKISNQIGTERIFPLLSPNIDKIELVRRGKVRRARLFYLRGLSGKAAKIKEKRG
- a CDS encoding inorganic diphosphatase; amino-acid sequence: MQGAKRLLGSLLIGLGVVGCQTDYAELPTFSAERKLLQTVIEVPAGTNLERRYDPATHEFAPQQRAGKDRVLEFLPYPGNYGFIPGTSTATGAPLAVLVLAESQPTGTVLEVLPIGLVLLDNAGAMERVVLAVPARPSQQILPETSTWAEFTQRYPAAQQMLRLWFQHRDSPGAVRIMGWKDEHAAAEHVRKVMR
- a CDS encoding 30S ribosomal protein S16 — encoded protein: MAVKIRLARRGRKKAAQFDIVVADARAPRDGRFIEKIGTYNPNTNPATINFDGDKAFDWIMKGAQPTDTVRAMLSYRGVLYRKHLQLGVIKGAIAQDVADERFTAWKEQKDAKIEGKRTSLGTAKEETRKQQLAAETKVKEARAEAIRKKQTPAAEPVAETEGETTEAAAPAETTEEAGA
- the rimM gene encoding ribosome maturation factor RimM (Essential for efficient processing of 16S rRNA), with product MTIDECYQLGGIGKTHGLKGFVVAFLDVDDVEAYRKMKSVWLELPPTPGKLTAYTVERVQPQASDRILLKLKGIDTIEAAEPLRNAKLYKALDELPELEDDQFYFHDVIGYTVVDETLGELGIVETFYEMPQQDLMGMRYQGQEVLIPVVDELVLHADEAERKLHVSLPEGLLDVYLKPSSRERDEPDEFIEP
- a CDS encoding DNA repair ATPase, yielding MKQGVLLTLLLSFMLTVTGYAQKSPVDETDMSIKGIPRKGQRISLQLESKRVEESWAKRLNERFGSKVKNDKGVYSMEGVTIDEISKTPVRVFSKIDATPTGTTIWWAIDLGNAYLDRATTPVQWSAAEKYLKDFARLLYREDLAVQVAEAEKSLVISQNNHNAVIAKADLVRKDIEKNKARKMEIQQELAKNAAELLQYNNVVDMNLKEQEAARADIVNMRVALEAVKDRMNKIE
- the trmD gene encoding tRNA (guanosine(37)-N1)-methyltransferase TrmD, with translation MRLDIITCQPDLLVSPFAHSIVKRAQDKGLAEIHVHDLRRFAINKHGQIDDYVFGGGAGMVLRVEPIAACLDGLLAERRYDAVIYMTPDGETLRQPLVNRLSLTENLIILCGHYKGIDERIRKAYITHEISVGDYVLSGGELGAAILTDAIVRLLPGVLGNEESALSDSFQDNLLAPPVYTRPAEWRGQTVPDILLSGNTPQIEIWRHEQALERTRQRRPDLLDE
- a CDS encoding 6-pyruvoyl trahydropterin synthase family protein, yielding MQVTVCRKEHFNAAHRLFNPAWDEARNQQVFDKCNNPNYHGHNYELIVRLTGAIDPETGYVYDLKRLSDLIKREILDTFDHRNLNLDTEEFRHLNPTAENIAVVIWQKLRSHIEPHLLLSVTLYETERNFVEYHG